A stretch of Pseudomonas sp. 7SR1 DNA encodes these proteins:
- a CDS encoding TraR/DksA family transcriptional regulator: MTKEKLLAMPADDYMNAEQLAFFTKLLQNMKVETHERIEQNRIAIESLDSPADPADAASVEEERTWLVNAIDRDQRMLPQLEQALDRINDDSFGWCDDSGEPIGLKRLLISPTTKYCIEAQERHEQIDKHQRQA, from the coding sequence ATGACAAAGGAAAAGTTGCTGGCCATGCCGGCGGATGACTACATGAATGCCGAGCAGCTGGCTTTCTTCACCAAGCTGTTGCAGAACATGAAAGTCGAAACCCACGAGCGCATCGAACAGAACCGAATCGCCATTGAAAGTCTGGATTCCCCGGCTGACCCCGCAGACGCTGCTTCCGTAGAAGAAGAGCGTACCTGGCTGGTCAACGCCATCGACCGTGACCAGCGCATGCTGCCCCAGCTGGAGCAAGCCCTGGACCGTATCAACGACGACAGCTTCGGCTGGTGTGATGACAGCGGCGAGCCGATCGGCCTCAAGCGCCTGCTGATCAGCCCGACCACCAAATACTGCATCGAAGCCCAGGAACGTCACG